The Chloracidobacterium sp. genome contains the following window.
TGAAAAAGATTTTTGTATCGTTGCTTTTCCTGCCTATTCTGTTTTCCATTACGCAGGCTCAATATTTCTCATCGACGACGGCAGCGAACGCCGGAGCGAAATTCCGAGCCGGTGATAGCGACGGAGCTATCGCGATTTTGACCAAGGCAATCGAGAAAGGGAAAGATCTCTACGAAGCACACCTAATGCGCGGGAATATTCGATCCATGAAGGGCGATCTGGATGGAGCCATCGCGGATTATTCCGTGGCGCTGGAGATCGATCCGGCGGCGGGCGAAGTTTATCAGAAACGGGCGATGTACCGAAAGTTTAAGCGGGATTACGCCGGAGCGGTCAAGGACCTCGATTCGGCTATTGCAAATTCGAAATACCCGGCCCGAATTTTCGTCGACCGTGGACGGGTCAAAGAAGATCTCGGCGACGCGAACGGTGCACTGGCGGATTTTCAAGCCGCATTGTCCTACGAACCAAGGCTCGCGTCAGCGGTTATCGGCATTTCTCAACTTCGTGAAAGGGCCGGTGAACGTGACAGTGCGATCCTTGTGCTCAGCGACTTCCTTGCCGCGTTTGAAGGACGTCACGCGGGCAAAGAGCCAGTAGCCAACGTTGATATCGTCGGCGGTGGTGCTGCCGTCAAACGTGAGTCGGGCGAAAGCAAGGACAAACAGGAGTTCCTAATTTCGACCGGCGTCGTGAGGTCCCGGCCTTCAACAAGAGAAGAATCGGATAGGGAGACTGCTCAGATGGAGCAAATGCTGAATGTTTCCCACGCGTACATGACGATAGGCCGAATTTATATCGATAATGGCGACGACGTCAAGGCTCTTGAGAACATCGAAAAAGGACTCAAGATGAATCCTCAAGACCCTTACGGCTACTCTTTACGCAGCCGGATCCGCTGGAAACTCGCCGATCTACGCGGTGTCATCGACGACATGACCAAGGTCGTTGCATCCCCGATGCGTTCGCCAGGCTATCACCTCGATAGAGCAATATTGTTAACGCTACAGGGAAAAGACGCCGAGGCCGCCGCCGAATTCGCCCTTCATCAGAAAATATTCCCTGCACTTACCGACGAAAAGATACAGACCCAGATCGAACGTGCAAAAGAACTCCGAACTGGTGCTCCTTCGAAGCCATAATCGCAGATGTCCTGAGCGACGCGGCTAGGCGGAGGTAGCGGTTGTCGGTCGATTGCGGTATTGGATAAATGTATGAGCGATGACGGTCACGACGATCACTACGCCACCGAGAATCGCCCACTTTTGTGGCTGTTCGCCGACAAAGAAGAAGACCCAGACCGGATTTAGCAGCGGTTCGATAAAGCCTATGATCGAGGCATCAAGTGGGCGAGTGCCGCGGTTGACGCCCTTAATAAATAGAATGTATGCGACACCGATCTGAAAAATTCCTAGAAACCCGACCGCTGCGGCATCCATTAGCGTCATTTTCGGTATGGCGGCGATCCCGGACGGCAGCATAATAAGCGCGAGCAGTAAATTGCCGTAGATGACGGTGATCGTCGAATTCATCGCCGCCGCCCGCGGATGACGCAGGAGCATTATGTAAAGTCCGAGAGCGATGCCCGAACCCAATGCCGCGATGTTACCCTGATAATCGCCGATATTGAGATCGCCGACAAAGAAAAGACTCATTCCGCCAATACAGAAAACGATCGTGACGAGATCACGCAGGTGAAACTTTTCGCCGATGATGAAGGGTGCAAGGACCAGAATGTAGATCGGGGCCGTGTACTGGAGAAATATAGCGTTGGCGGCGGTCGTGTGCTTGGTGGCCCACACGAAGAGAAACAGAAGAGAGGCATAGATGCCCGACGCCATCAGGCCGAACGCGTTTATCCGCAATCCATTGCGCCGCGTGACGATCAAGACCGTAATTCCGGCCAGCAATGAACGAAAAAATGTTACCTGATATGCGTCAAGATTGGTCGCAAGCTTGATGAACATCCCGCCGGTACTCCAGAGCAGGACCGCGAGGACGACCAAGACAACAGGCGGAATTGGTTTCTTTTCTTGGACCACGAGAGATTTGTACCACACGGAGCACGGAGAACACAGACGGGCCAATTGATTTTTTATCTATGTGCCCGCTGTGATCTCTGTGTTGGACCGGTTTGCTTATTCGTCGCTGGTCGCGGACGCGATAGTTTCGCGAAGAACCTTAGCAGACGTCGTGGCAGGCTGCAGGACTAGATCCTCGACGTTGCCGTGGATCTTTTTGCCAAAGATGGCATTCCACGGGGGTATTACTATACTGACGTTGCCGGACGCAATAGCCTGACACGAAAGGCGAATGAAAGGTTTGGGTTCGTCCGGCTGGTTATAGCCGAATATCTTCATCTGTCGGCGTTCACGCGGGCTGACGTCGGTCAATTTGTCCTGTCCGCCTAAAACTCCGACCCAGCAGGTTCCGCACGAGGCAGCAGTACACTCGACCGGTACCGGGCCTTCCCAGCAGCGTTCGTCCTTGGCCTGCCAATTCTGCGAGCGGTCATTGGCCGAGGCTCCGGTGACCTCCTGATCCTGCATTATGGCAAATTTGCCGGCGGCACTTAGCGACGCGAAATTGACCGAAAACTTCTTATTGACCGTCTTGAGAAAGCCGAATATGCCCTGGGAATCGTCAGTTGCACGCTCGGTGACGATCGCATCGGGCGATTTCGACATTATTCCGGACGCCTTTTCTATTTCGCCGGCGGCGGCCTTGAAAGCATCAAGTCCGACTTGATTTAGTGTTGCGAGGCCGACAGCGACGATCGCATTTACCAACTTCCGATCAGCCTTTAGCTTTTCGGCGACAAGTATCGCGATCTGCTTGATCTCCTCGGCAAGCTCGTGCGTCTGATCGGTGAAGACCACAGCCTCGGCCTCAATGGCCGCTTTTACCGTTTTCCAGTAACGATGGCCGTAGAGGAAATGGTGCGAAGTGTCGATCTGACCGGCAATGTCGAAATTGCCCTGCATACCAAAGCTGTGCAGGGTCGCATCACGGTCTTCGGCAGCGTCGATCGCCAGTTTGAGACTGAGCGGATAAAACCGGAACCAGATCTGCACGGCATTCTTATCGACCTCGTGGATCTCCGGCAAAAGCGTCTCAACCGCGGCGAGCCAGTCAGACTCGGTAAAATTAGCTAGATATGTTTCAAGATTCGTCATGCGTTTATTGCTCTCTATTATATTGGAAGAAATCGCCAAGTTATCGAAACTTGAAACTTTATCAAATTCTAGTAAACAAATCCAAATTCGATATGGGTAAAAACTGACGTCTAAGTTTGACAAAATCTAAGGGGGGGTATTACTATTGGCGCCCTGTTTCAGGACTTCCGAAATGGACGGACGAATTTTCCACATAAAAGAAATCCTCTCACAAAATTTGGGACACGCTTGGTGTGTGGACGAAATGGCTCGTATTGCCGAACTTTCTGGCTCACATTTTCTTAATCTTTTCAAGAAAGAGATCGGAATGCCGCCAATGGCGTATCTTTGTAGTCTTAGGTTGGAGCGAGCCAAATTTTTGATCGAAACGACATTTCTGCGGATCAAAGAGATTGGAGTTCAAACCGGACTCGTCAATGACACCCAATTTACCCGCTGCTTCAAAAAGAAATTCGGTATAACTCCGTCCGCATATCGCAAACGTTGTTGGGAAATCGAACAGTCAATTCCGCCAAATAGACAGTAATATGAGTTTCCGCCTATAAATAAGATTTTTCAACAAGAAATAATTGTTGTGTTTAACAAAGCAAAAAAATATCCTGAATCGTCAGCGTTCCACACAAATTAATTAGGAGAGTAACTATGAAGAAGATATTGGCGGAATTGCCTATTCGCAGAATTATTTTGGTTTCCATAATTCTTGGAGGCTTGTTAGGAAGTGTTAATATTGAGGCAAATCTGGGGCCTCCGTCGTGTACCCCTCCCCCAGGGGGCTGTACGAATGAAGGTTGTCACAATTCACGTCCTGACGGTCAGGGATATCAAGTATGTCTCTTTTCAGGAAATAACTGCCCTCCATTAACACAATGTCAGTAATTTTAGCGATGATGAGGAGGAATGTGAATGAGAAAGTGCAAATATCCGAGTAGTTGTGTCTTATTTATAGCTTTGTTATCCATATTCCTACTTTTCTCGTCCGTTTTGTGTCAAAAGCAAGAAACGAAAAATACTAGAGAATTGCTCATTTGGCAGCAACGTGTAGATGAGCTGACAAACGGAATTTTTAACGATTCTAAGTCAGTCGATGATTCTGAAAGAACATTTTATCTGGCTCTGTTGGCAAAAATGTGGTGGAAAGTTGATTCCGCCGAAGCCCATAGATTCCTAAAGAAGGCGTCCGACTTGATGTTGAGAGATGTGGAGTTAGACGACACAATCGATCTTTCGAAAAAGATCAAATATAGTCAAAAGACACTCCAAATTATCGCCTCGCTCGATGAGCAATTGAGTCAATCATTGACCGAGAAGATTGCAAAGATCCTCGAAACAAAAGGAAATGGCGATAAGGCGAACGCCGATTCCTTTGTAATGATTGGACTTCAAATTGTTGAAAAAAATCCACAGCTAGGATATGCGTTGGGGGTGAAATCTCTCAATTACGGGTACGCTGAACGGCTGCACGCATTGATTCTAAAGTTGAATTTTAAGGATTCGATACTCGCCGAAGGTTTATTTCAGCTTGCGTTGGCGGCTGTCAGACGAAACTTCGGCTATCAATCTGCCGGAGGTCTTGGGATCATAGTTTTTGAGGTTCGCGATGGCAAAACATTTTCGGATACGGCTCGACGGTCTTATCTTGAGTTATTAGCAGAAATGATCTCAGCCGCAACATTGAGTGAACCTGACCGAGCCACGCGATGTGAGATTCTACCTTTGTTAACTGAGCGGCTTGATAAATTTGACGAATACTTGCCGAATCTGGCTCTGACTGTTCGGCAGCAGGTGCAGCTATGCCTACCGTTTGTTACCGGCTATACAGCAGGAATAACCAAGGCGGAGACAGGCGATAATGGCCCGCAGACTGCTGATGAATTCATACGCGCTGCTCGGGACACCAATGACCGTGGACTTAAAGTGCATTATTTCCACCGAGCTATAGAGAAACTTAACGACATGAAGAAATTCGAGGATATCGTTTCACTTCTTGACGATATGACTGAGGATGAACGTAATTTTATTCGTAATGACATATGGGAAGAATTTCGTGCGGACTATGCTTCTAAGTTGGCTCTTGTATATTTTGAAAATAAAGACCTGCCGGCAGTATATCGGGTTATTGACCGAACGCCAAAACGGATTCGACCCTATACAAGGTTTCGTATAGCATACAAAATCTCTCCGGTTAAAGATCGCGGATTTTATCTTGAAAATCTTGAAGGGATAAGGAAAGAACTCGACTCGATCGAAGTTAACGCTAAGGATGCGGCCAGTAATTACCTTACTCTTGCAGGATTATATCTAAAAATCCAACCCACCGAATCCGAAAGTATTTTTAGAAATGCGGTCAAATATATCAACAAAACAGATGATGAAAATCCGGACTTTTTACCCGAAAAGGATTGGGCCCCCTTGCAGGACTATGAGAGTCTTTCATCCGAATTGCTTGAAACGGATGAATCCAGTATTCAGGGTTCGCTGAAAACCATCAGCTCTCGACGGAGCCGGATACGGTTAAAGCTTGGTTTATTGGAATCGACTTTGCAAAGACTTGAGAAAGTTAAGAAAGATGTTGAGTTAGAAAAAAAGGTTCTCCGTACTCGAATGCCGAATCAATAAGTATATGCGAACAAAAATACTCTCACTAGGAGTTTGTTTTATACTTACCTTTGTAGTCGTTCTGATAATTAAAGGATCTTCCTACTTTATAGATATCATTGAAGATCTTCGCGGTTATGATTACACGGCAAAAATGTCGAAAGGGTATGATTGGATCGGACCTAAAAACGGGGAAGTAATTGATTTAACTTCCTTGAAAGATGAAAAGGGTATTTCTTTATCCGAAAAATCCAATGGCAGACTCACGTTGCTTACTGTTGTCGACCCAGGCTGTGCCGCATGCAAAGAAACCGAAGAGCAATTTCATTTTTTAAATGAAAAGGTTAAGGAGATCGGGGTTAATTATTATATAGTTTGCTTCTCTCCGAAAGTTCAAGCAAATGATCTATCGGCCTATGTGAAGTCGCTACATATGGACACTGAGTCGATGATTTGGACTAACGACTTTCAGAATGTCCTGCCTTCAATAAAAGCCATAGCTTTTCCCTCACACATTCTTATTGATTCTGCCGGCGATGTGATCAAGAGTTTCCCAGGGACTAGTAATGAGAATCGTGTACGAAACCGAATGGTTAGTAAGGTTCTTGAAGATGTAACGATTGAAAGTAATCAAAAAACAAATATCGATGAATGATCCGATTTTTTTTTCACTGAAGGCCGATCGTAGACGTATTCCCAGTTATAGGTAGAGGTGAACTGATTCAAATGTTGTCGTTAATCATACGAATTGCCGGTGTACTATTACTTGGGGCGATCGCGATGGTAGTGGTTTCGTGGGCATCTATGTCCGCAATTACCGCGGGGACTTTCTCACTTCTATTTGGAGCACTTGTTTCAGGGGGCATTTACCTTGTATTTGGCGTTATCGCCGGACTATTTTGGCCACGCGGATATATCTCGGGTGGATTGTCTCTTGCGTCGCCGATTATTATCTTCACTTGCCTGTATGTGTTGTTTAGCGGCTTTGGTCCCCGCTTCATCGCCATTGACCTGCCGATCCTAGCGATTTGTACGTTCTCGGCGGTGCTCGGGTGTTTTATCGGAAAGCGTCTGACTAACCTGTACATTGGTCGCACGAATTAAATAACGAGTATTCGCCCGGTTTTCTAGCCTTACCTTATTTATTGTTGCCGGGAAGACTCCCTTGCTCTGAGCACCTCTACTTCGTGCCGAAACGTAGCCGTTTCAACTTTCTCTATAATTTGCGATTACCGGACCTGTCGGCTTGACAAGAACAGGTCAAATTCATAATATCTAAAGTTTCGGACTATAGCGGTCTGGGTTGCCTTGTGACTCCACGTGAGAAAACAAGGATGATTTTTGAGAATTGAAACACGGATTGTTGCGTAAAGACGGTCATCACAGGCCGTTCGGTGAAACTGAACATATCTTTTATACCACGCTACAGCAAAGTCTCAATTTCTCGGGAAGACGGTTCAATTTAATTAACTAAGCAAGCTGAATGCTGCTTGAGCTAACTGCCGGACACGTCCGGCAAGAGTCAGGTAAGAGAGAACTTTTGCCTTTCGAAGTTTTAAATTTAAGGTAACGAAAAATGCCGACGATCAACCAATTAGTTAGAAAAGGACGCCAACGCGTTAAGTATAAAACGGCCAGCCCCGCTCTGCAGTCAAATCCGCAGAAGCGTGGGGTTTGCACACGTGTCTACACCTCGACACCGAAAAAGCCGAACTCGGCTCTTCGTAAGGTTGCTCGTGTGCGTCTGACCAACCAGATCGAAGTCACGACCTACATTCCGGGTATCGGGCATAACCTGCAGGAGCACTCGATCGTGCTTATCCGCGGCGGCCGCGTCAAGGATCTTCCGGGTGTTCGTTATCACGTTGTCCGCGGTACGCTAGATGCCTCAGGCGTCGCAAACCGCAATCAGGCCCGTTCGAAGTACGGTGCAAAACGTCCGAAGGGAGCTAAGTAATAGAATATGCCAAGACGTAGAGTTGCAGGAAGAAGAGAAGTATTGCCGGATCCGATCTATAACAGCATCGCCGTGACCAAGTTTATTAACGGTCTGATGTGGGAAGGCAAAAAGAGCGTCGCTGAGCAGATCTTTTACGCGGCGATGGACAAGCTTGCCGAAAAGACCGGTGAAGAGCCGATCAAGGTATTTAAGAAAGCTATTGACGGCGTCGCTCCGACCCTCGAGGTCAAGTCACGCCGCATCGGTGGTGCAACATATCAGGTGCCGCTCGAAGTCAGCCGTGACCGCCGCAATACGCTGGCGATCCGCTGGATCGTATTGAACGCACGCAACCGCAGTGAGAAAACGATGGTCGACCGCCTGGTAGGCGAGTTGCTCGACTCCACAAACGGTCGCGGCGGAGCGATGAAGAAGAAGGACGACGTCCACCGTATG
Protein-coding sequences here:
- a CDS encoding EamA family transporter; amino-acid sequence: MWYKSLVVQEKKPIPPVVLVVLAVLLWSTGGMFIKLATNLDAYQVTFFRSLLAGITVLIVTRRNGLRINAFGLMASGIYASLLFLFVWATKHTTAANAIFLQYTAPIYILVLAPFIIGEKFHLRDLVTIVFCIGGMSLFFVGDLNIGDYQGNIAALGSGIALGLYIMLLRHPRAAAMNSTITVIYGNLLLALIMLPSGIAAIPKMTLMDAAAVGFLGIFQIGVAYILFIKGVNRGTRPLDASIIGFIEPLLNPVWVFFFVGEQPQKWAILGGVVIVVTVIAHTFIQYRNRPTTATSA
- the rpsG gene encoding 30S ribosomal protein S7, which translates into the protein MPRRRVAGRREVLPDPIYNSIAVTKFINGLMWEGKKSVAEQIFYAAMDKLAEKTGEEPIKVFKKAIDGVAPTLEVKSRRIGGATYQVPLEVSRDRRNTLAIRWIVLNARNRSEKTMVDRLVGELLDSTNGRGGAMKKKDDVHRMAEANKAFAHYRF
- a CDS encoding (2Fe-2S)-binding protein → MTNLETYLANFTESDWLAAVETLLPEIHEVDKNAVQIWFRFYPLSLKLAIDAAEDRDATLHSFGMQGNFDIAGQIDTSHHFLYGHRYWKTVKAAIEAEAVVFTDQTHELAEEIKQIAILVAEKLKADRKLVNAIVAVGLATLNQVGLDAFKAAAGEIEKASGIMSKSPDAIVTERATDDSQGIFGFLKTVNKKFSVNFASLSAAGKFAIMQDQEVTGASANDRSQNWQAKDERCWEGPVPVECTAASCGTCWVGVLGGQDKLTDVSPRERRQMKIFGYNQPDEPKPFIRLSCQAIASGNVSIVIPPWNAIFGKKIHGNVEDLVLQPATTSAKVLRETIASATSDE
- a CDS encoding helix-turn-helix transcriptional regulator translates to MARIAELSGSHFLNLFKKEIGMPPMAYLCSLRLERAKFLIETTFLRIKEIGVQTGLVNDTQFTRCFKKKFGITPSAYRKRCWEIEQSIPPNRQ
- a CDS encoding tetratricopeptide repeat protein, which codes for MKKIFVSLLFLPILFSITQAQYFSSTTAANAGAKFRAGDSDGAIAILTKAIEKGKDLYEAHLMRGNIRSMKGDLDGAIADYSVALEIDPAAGEVYQKRAMYRKFKRDYAGAVKDLDSAIANSKYPARIFVDRGRVKEDLGDANGALADFQAALSYEPRLASAVIGISQLRERAGERDSAILVLSDFLAAFEGRHAGKEPVANVDIVGGGAAVKRESGESKDKQEFLISTGVVRSRPSTREESDRETAQMEQMLNVSHAYMTIGRIYIDNGDDVKALENIEKGLKMNPQDPYGYSLRSRIRWKLADLRGVIDDMTKVVASPMRSPGYHLDRAILLTLQGKDAEAAAEFALHQKIFPALTDEKIQTQIERAKELRTGAPSKP
- a CDS encoding 30S ribosomal protein S12 encodes the protein MPTINQLVRKGRQRVKYKTASPALQSNPQKRGVCTRVYTSTPKKPNSALRKVARVRLTNQIEVTTYIPGIGHNLQEHSIVLIRGGRVKDLPGVRYHVVRGTLDASGVANRNQARSKYGAKRPKGAK